The following is a genomic window from Verrucosispora sp. WMMD573.
GTGCGGCGCTTCCGTTGTCCAACGCCCCGTTCTTCAGCATCCTGGCCACCCGGTTCGCGGTCGACATCCGAGCGAAGGTGATCCAGGCGGTCATGACCATCAGCAACATCGCCGGCCCGTTGGGCTTCCTGGCTGGCGGGATGGCGATCGGCCGCTTCGGTGTGACGACGACCCTGCTCGTCCTCGCGGCCCTGTCCACCCTGGCGGCGGTCAACCTGGTGGTGGCGCTGCGGCACTTCGAGCCGGCGGCGCCGACCAGCCCGCAGCCCGAGCCCGAGCCGGCGGCGGCAGCTGCTCGGTAGCCCGCTCCGGCGCGCTGCCAGCGGCGGGCCGGAGCGGGCAGCAGAGCCGCGTGGGGCAGTCCACCCGATATGCGCCGAGAGTGTGATGTCCGGGCCGACGTCGGCCCGGACATTACCGTGTTGCGGGATCGCCGCGGTCACGGTCCCGGAGGCCGGCTGCCTGGGCCGTTGGAGTTCGGTGACGAACGTCAGCTACGCGATGATGGGCGCGGTTGCCGGTTCGCAACCGCGCCCATCAGGTGGCCGGTGGGGTGCGGGCCCGGGGCCCGCGACCTGTCGGGTCGTCGTCCTCAGGTCAGCGTCGACGGCGTTTCCGTCTCGATCGCCGCGACGGCCAGCAGCCGACCGCTGGCGGAGTCGCGCAGCTCCAGGTCGGCGATCTCGGAGAGCGGGTCGGCGACGTTCTGCCATCTCCGGGCGGTGACGGTGAACAGCGAACCCAGGTCGGCGTTGCCGAAGAAGCCGACCCTCTGATCGATCACCCGCCGCTGGAGGAACTGCCGCTCGGTGCGGCCGAGCCCACGCCACAGTCGCAACAGCGCCGTGTCGAAGATCGAGAAGTACGAGGCGAAGTAGACCAGCCCGGCGCCGTTGATGTCGCGTACGGCGTCCAGTGCGTACTCGAAGGACAGCTCGCCCCCGGCGACCGCGAATCCCGGCGGCGCCGGGGTGAGGAAGCTGCCCGCGCCGCGGGCGCGACCGACGAGCGTACGCGGTGAGAACTGGTTGGGAAGTCGCGGCAGGCCGGCGTTGTCGAAGTCGTGGGGGACGGTCTCGGACAGGCCACGGTTGCTGTCCGGATTGCCGCGCGCGATCCACCGGTTGAGCGTCTCCGCGTACATGCACTCCGGGTCCGGCGTCTCGTAGACCTCCGCCGGATCGAGGAACGCGCTGCCGAGGCCGGATCCGGCGGGCGCGAGCCGGTGCAACGTCAGCACCGAGCCGCCGCCGAACTGGAAGACCCTCGACGTCACCTCAAGCTCGTCACCGAAGGCCAGGCCGTGCGGATGAACGACCTTCCCGCCCCGCACCCGGTAGTAGTAGAACGAGAGGTAGGTCGGTTGACCCTCGGCGGTGCGGGCGGCGTGCACGTTGGTGCGGCAGGTCTCGGCCACCGACTCCCACGTCCAGTCGCCGATCCGCCCGAAGATCAGAGAGCCGCCGCTGCACATTCCCGGCGCGACGACCACCTTCCGGTGAAGGGCTGTGTTCTCGGGCATCATCTCAGCGCTCCAGTCGTGAGTAGTTCCGGTGCGTTGCGGACGCGCCACCGGTGTGCCGCCGCGAGGAACGCGTCGTTGTCCGAGGGGGAGCCGAGCGACATCCGGACGCCCTCCCCGTCGAAAACCCGCAGCTCGACTCCGGCCCGGGCACACCAACCGCCGAACGGGCCCGTGTTCTCGCCGAGCCGCAGCCACAGGAAGTTGGCCTGGCTGGCCGGGACCGCGAAGCCGTCGGCCAGCAGGGCCGCCCGCACCCGGTTCCGCTCGGCGATCGTCTGCCGAACCCGCGCCAGGAGCACGTCCTCAAGGGCGAGGGCGGCGACCGCCGCGTGCTGGGCCGGCCCACTCACCGCATAGGGCAGCGTCATCTCGCGCAGCGACGCCACGATGCGCGCCGCGCCGATGAGATAGCCGACCCGGAGCCCCGCCAGGCCGTACGCCTTCGAGAACGTGCGCAGGACCACCAGGTTGGGATACCTGTCGCACAACGCGAGGCCGCCGGTTCCCACCGGCTCGTCGACGTACTCGAAGTAGGCCTCGTCGAGGGCGACCAGGCAGGTCGGCGGGACACGATCGAGGAACCCGCGCAGCCGGTCCAGGTCGAGCAGCGTTCCGGTCGGGTTGTTGGGGTTGCAGATGACGACCAGCCGGGTGGTGGCGGTGATGCGATCGGCCATGGCGGCGAGGTCGTGCCCGTCGTCGGCGAGTGGCACCCGCTCCGAGTGGATCCCCAGATGGCCGGCGAGGATCGGGTAGTACTCGAAGGAACGCCAGGCGTAGACGGCCGTCGCGCCCGGCCCGGCGAGCTGGAACACCGCCTGGAGCAACGCACAGGATCCGGCGCCGACCGCCACCCGATCCGGTTCGACACCGTGCCGCCGGGCGAGCGCCAGGGTCAGGTCGGTGCACGCCGGGTCGGGATAGCGGTTGACGTCCCGGCTGCTCGCCGCGACCGTGGCGACGATGTCCGGTAACGGTCCGTACGGTGACTCGTTGCGCGACAGGGGCCGGGTGGCGGCATGGGACGCTCCGGCGATCGGCCTCGCGGCCTCACGCACGACAACGCTCCGCGACCAGCTCGGCGATGTCACCGACCGTCGCGAGTTCCAGCAGCTCGTAGTCGGAGACGTGGATGTCCAGCCGCTTGCTGAGCAGGTCCGACAGCTCGACCACGGCGAGGGAGTCGAGGCCCACCTCGGCCCGATCGGCCGTGGCCACGATGTCCTCGGTCCGCATCTGCAGATCCTCGACCAGGATGGTCTTGAGTTGGTCAAACATGGCTTGCCGTCCGTTCGAGCTGACCCGTGGACCCGGCACGCAACGCGAGCGCCACGTCCTCGATGAGGTCCTCCTGCCCGGCCACCGCCTGTAGGCGGCCCAGTTCGAAGAAGACGTCACGTGGATCGACGCCCTCGCGGGCGGCGACGTCCAGCACCCGGTTCTTGAACCCGGAGAACACTCCGGCGAGACCACTCACCACGCCGATCGAGTCGATGGTGGGCGGCGCGGGCATCAGCTCCCGCTCAGCGATGTCCGCCGCGTCCAGCAGTCGGTAGAGATCGATGCCGGTGTCGTAGCCCAGCCGTTCGAGCACGGGAACGAGAACTTCCAGCTGCGTGTTGCCGGCGCCCGCGCCGAACCCCCGGGCGCAGGCATCCAGGATGGTGGCGCCGGCCTCGGCGGCGGCGATGGAATTCGCCACCGCCATACCCAGGTTGTTGTGCCCGTGGAACATCACCGGCACGCTGACGGCGGACCGGATGGCCGCGATCCGCGTGCTCACGTCCGGCGGCAGGTAGTGGCCGGAGGAATCGAGGATGCCGACGCCGGTCGCACCGAACCCGACGAGCCGCGCACATTCCTCGGCGAGGCGCTCGGGACCGGCCATGTGGCTCATCAGCAGTACACCGTGCGCCTCGACACCCGCGTCGCGCAGCAGCCCGAGGTGCCGCTCGGCCAGGTCGCTCTCGGTGCAGTGGGTACCGATCCGGACGATGTCGACGTCGTACGAGACGGCCAG
Proteins encoded in this region:
- a CDS encoding LnmK family bifunctional acyltransferase/decarboxylase gives rise to the protein MMPENTALHRKVVVAPGMCSGGSLIFGRIGDWTWESVAETCRTNVHAARTAEGQPTYLSFYYYRVRGGKVVHPHGLAFGDELEVTSRVFQFGGGSVLTLHRLAPAGSGLGSAFLDPAEVYETPDPECMYAETLNRWIARGNPDSNRGLSETVPHDFDNAGLPRLPNQFSPRTLVGRARGAGSFLTPAPPGFAVAGGELSFEYALDAVRDINGAGLVYFASYFSIFDTALLRLWRGLGRTERQFLQRRVIDQRVGFFGNADLGSLFTVTARRWQNVADPLSEIADLELRDSASGRLLAVAAIETETPSTLT
- a CDS encoding histidinol-phosphate transaminase; its protein translation is MREAARPIAGASHAATRPLSRNESPYGPLPDIVATVAASSRDVNRYPDPACTDLTLALARRHGVEPDRVAVGAGSCALLQAVFQLAGPGATAVYAWRSFEYYPILAGHLGIHSERVPLADDGHDLAAMADRITATTRLVVICNPNNPTGTLLDLDRLRGFLDRVPPTCLVALDEAYFEYVDEPVGTGGLALCDRYPNLVVLRTFSKAYGLAGLRVGYLIGAARIVASLREMTLPYAVSGPAQHAAVAALALEDVLLARVRQTIAERNRVRAALLADGFAVPASQANFLWLRLGENTGPFGGWCARAGVELRVFDGEGVRMSLGSPSDNDAFLAAAHRWRVRNAPELLTTGALR
- a CDS encoding acyl carrier protein gives rise to the protein MFDQLKTILVEDLQMRTEDIVATADRAEVGLDSLAVVELSDLLSKRLDIHVSDYELLELATVGDIAELVAERCRA
- the dmpG gene encoding 4-hydroxy-2-oxovalerate aldolase translates to MSQQVAESSPRQPILIHDPTLRDGHHAVRHQLGREQLRAYAAAADAARVPVVEVGHGNGLGASSLQAGRALLSDEAMLSVVRDALTTTKLGVFMLPGWGTTESIRLAVSYDVDIVRIGTHCTESDLAERHLGLLRDAGVEAHGVLLMSHMAGPERLAEECARLVGFGATGVGILDSSGHYLPPDVSTRIAAIRSAVSVPVMFHGHNNLGMAVANSIAAAEAGATILDACARGFGAGAGNTQLEVLVPVLERLGYDTGIDLYRLLDAADIAERELMPAPPTIDSIGVVSGLAGVFSGFKNRVLDVAAREGVDPRDVFFELGRLQAVAGQEDLIEDVALALRAGSTGQLERTASHV